The following coding sequences lie in one Anolis carolinensis isolate JA03-04 unplaced genomic scaffold, rAnoCar3.1.pri scaffold_11, whole genome shotgun sequence genomic window:
- the trpm1 gene encoding transient receptor potential cation channel subfamily M member 1 isoform X2, translating to MFAAIRGDARRQGQKAWIDKTFFKRECIYIIANSKDATRCCCGQLLTQHTPIPAITTTNKNGEEAAKQVDTQPDKWSVSKHTHALPTDAYGNLEFQGGGHSNKSMYIRVSYDTKPDALLHLMVKEWQLELPKLLISVHGGLQNFELQPKLKQVFGKGLIKAAMTTGAWIFTGGVSTGVIRHVGDALKDHSSKSRGRICAIGIAPWGIVENKEDLIGKDVTRVYQTMSNPLSKLSVLNSSHTHFILADNGTLGKYGAEVKLRRQLEKHISLQKINTRLGQGVPVVGLIVEGGPNVISIVLECLREDPPLPVVICDGSGRASDILSFAHKYSEEGGIISESLRDQLLVTIQKTFNYSRNQAHQLFVILMECMKKKELITVFRMGSEGQQDIEMSILTALLKGTNASAPDQLSLALAWNRVDIARSQIFVFGHHWPPLGSLAAGDGVAPEKEKKSPAPQAKGGRGKGKGKKKGGKQKEEPEEETDPRKLELLNWVNSLEQAMLDALVLDRVDFVKLLIENGVSMQRFLTIPRLEELYNTRLGPPNTLHLIVRDVKKGNLPPDYHISLIDIGLVLEYLMGGAYRCNYTRKSFRTLYNNLFGPKRPKALKLLGMEDDEPPTKGKKKKKKKEEEIDIDVDDPEVSRFKYPFHELMVWAVLMKRQKMALFLWQRGEESMAKALVACKLYKAMAHESSESELVDDISQDLDNNSKDFGQLAVELLDQSYKHDEQVAMKLLTYELKNWSNSTCLKLAVAAKHRDFIAHTCSQMLLTDMWMGRLRMRKNPGLKVIMGILFPPTILFLEFRTCDDYSYQTSKENEVGKEKEEENADANADTGSRKGDEEDGNKKQKGLPIGTKIYEFYNAPIVKFWFYTIAYLGYLMMFNYIILVRMDRWPSLQEWIVISYIVTLALEKVREILMSEPGKLSQKIKVWLQEYWNITDLVAISVFIFGAILRLQNQPYMGYGRVIYCVDIIFWYIRVLDIFGVNKYLGPYVMMIGKMMIDMLYFVVIMLVVLMSFGVARQAILHPDEEPSWRLARNIFYMPYWMIYGEVFADQIDLYAMEINPPCGDNLYDEDGKRLPPCIPGAWLTPAIMACYLLVANILLVNLLIAVFNNTFFEVKSISNQVWKFQRYQLIMTFHDRPVLPPPMIIFSHIYIIMVRLCCRCKKHREGEQDERDRGLKLFLNDEELKKLYEFEEQCVEEYFREKEDEEQSSNDERIRVTSERVENMSMRLEEVNEREHFMKASLQTVDLRLSQLEELSSRMANALEKLAGIDKAELTHTRSRASSECDVAYLLRQSSVNSSDGYGMFRSHGDELAYDELPPAPMSPALALRKADSKLHLSPERQASLRSTSSLSAVAALDHGRKILDVAQTAGGPHVGDRPDHSKSEGTLSQTLSQTDSALSGQSGRRADLPNACVALERTKLEATISYPLDKPRAMKYCPSETFDGCQATMMKSRSYIFAQGGKMVGGVNNWAIVDHEYQTIMDQVCPSTVEQWTAEWKYELQQKLEDEPPPEYPGIVSEAEMQAERKPMLTDTEDDSDAGGEVVGLSASHPSSPVSRRTDKENQLLVNSDRTYEFPSIRSKSLHSHSRKAKSIKDKLLRPGHASSVSSLVVTCGNTTEEPKTNKENASGTETEC from the exons GGTCAAAAGGCTTGGATAGATAAGACCTTTTTCAAGCGAGAGTGCATTTACATCATTGCCAACAGCAAAGATGCCACCAG GTGCTGTTGCGGCCAACTTCTTACTCAGCACACCCCGATCCCTGCGATCACAACCACAAACAAAAACGGAGAGGAGgctgcgaagcaggtggacacgCAGCCGGATAAATGGTCCGTCAGTAAGCACACCCATGCGCTCCCTACCGATGCCTATGGGAACCTCGAGTTTCAAGGTGGAGGGCACAGCAACAAGTCCATG TATATCCGAGTGTCTTACGACACCAAGCCGGACGCTCTGCTCCACCTTATGGTCAAGGAGTGGCAGCTGGAGCTCCCCAAACTCTTGATCTCCGTCCACGGAGGGCTGCAGAACTTTGAGCTCCAACCCAAGCTGAAGCAAGTCTTTGGGAAGGGCCTCATCAAGGCCGCCATGACAACGGGTGCCTGGATCTTCACCGGAGGAGTCAGTACAG GAGTCATTCGCCACGTCGGAGATGCCTTGAAAGACCATTCTTCCAAGTCCAGAGGACGAATCTGTGCCATAGGAATTGCTCCGTGGGGCATTGTGGAAAACAAGGAAGACCTGATTGGGAAAGAT GTGACAAGAGTGTATCAGACCATGTCAAACCCACTAAGCAAACTCTCTGTGCTCAACAGTTCCCACACGCACTTCATCCTGGCCGACAACGGCACCCTGGGCAAATACGGGGCGGAAGTGAAGCTCAGGCGCCAGCTGGAGAAGCACATCTCCCTCCAGAAAATCAACACCC GACTCGGGCAGGGGGTCCCCGTGGTGGGTCTGATCGTGGAAGGAGGCCCCAACGTGATTTCCATCGTCTTGGAATGCCTCCGCGAAGACCCCCCGCTCCCCGTGGTGATTTGCGACGGCAGCGGGAGGGCGTCCGACATTTTATCATTTGCGCACAAATACTCCGAAGAAGGAGG CATCATCAGCGAGTCGCTCAGGGATCAGCTGCTTGTCACCATCCAGAAGACCTTTAACTACAGCCGGAATCAGGCACACCAGCTGTTTGTCATTCTCATGGAATgcatgaagaagaaagaactg ATCACGGTGTTCCGCATGGGATCCGAGGGACAGCAGGATATTGAGATGTCTATCTTGACAGCGTTGCTTAAAG GGACCAATGCATCTGCCCCAGATCAGCTGAGTTTAGCCTTGGCCTGGAATCGAGTGGACATCGCACGGAGCCAGATCTTTGTTTTCGGACACCACTGGCCG CCCTTGGGAAGCCTTGCGGCTGGAGACGGGGTGGCCCCCGAAAAGGAGAAGAAGTCCCCGGCGCCTCAAGcgaaaggaggaagagggaaaggcAAAGGGAAGAAGAAGGGCGGGAAGCAGAAGGAAGAGCCGGAGGAGGAAACGGATCCAAGGAAACTGGAGCTGCTGAACTGG GTAAACTCCTTGGAGCAGGCAATGCTCGATGCTTTGGTCTTGGACCGGGTGGACTTTGTGAAGCTCCTGATCGAGAACGGAGTCAGTATGCAGCGCTTCCTCACAATTCCTCGGCTGGAGGAGCTTTATAATACT AGATTGGGCCCACCAAATACTTTACATCTGATTGTCAGGGATGTGAAAAAG GGCAACCTGCCTCCAGACTACCACATTAGCCTCATTGACATTGGCCTGGTGCTAGAATATCTCATGGGTGGGGCGTACCGCTGCAACTATACGCGGAAGAGCTTCCGGACCCTCTACAACAATTTATTTGGACCAAAGAGG CCTAAAGCTCTTAAGCTTCTCGGGATGGAG gACGATGAGCCTCCAAccaaagggaagaagaagaagaagaaaaaggaggaggagattgACATCGACGTGGACGACCCGGAGGTCAGCCGCTTCAAGTACCCCTTCCATGAGCTGATGGTGTGGGCTGTGCTGATGAAGCGGCAGAAGATGGCCCTCTTCCTCTGGCAGCGGGGAGAGGAGTCCATGGCCAAGGCGCTGGTGGCCTGCAAACTCTACAAAGCCATGGCCCACGAGTCTTCCGAGAGCGAGCTGGTGGACGACATCTCCCAAGACTTGGACAACAACTCCAA GGACTTTGGCCAGTTGGCCGTGGAGCTGCTGGACCAGTCCTATAAGCATGATGAGCAGGTGGCCATGAAGCTCCTGACGTACGAGCTGAAAAACTGGAGCAACTCCACTTGTTTGAAGCTGGCCGTGGCCGCCAAGCACCGGGACTTCATTGCCCACACTTGCAGCCAGATGTTGCTGACAGACATGTGGATGGGGAGGCTGCGCATGCGGAAGAACCCAGGTCTTAAG GTCATAATGGGGATCCTGTTCCCTCCCACCATCTTGTTCCTGGAGTTCCGCACCTGCGACGACTACTCCTATCAAACATCGAAGGAGAACGAAgttgggaaagaaaaggaggaggagaacgcG GACGCCAATGCTGACACGGGTTCCCGGAAGGGAGACGAGGAGGACGGGAACAAAAAGCAAAAGGGCCTTCCCATTGGGACGAAGATCTATGAGTTCTACAATGCCcccattgtgaagttttggtttTACACA ATCGCATACCTGGGCTATTTAATGATGTTCAACTATATCATCCTGGTGCGGATGGACCGGTGGCCGTCGCTCCAAGAATGGATTGTCATCTCCTACATTGTGACCTTGGCTTTAGAGAAAGTGAGAGAG ATCCTGATGTCCGAACCCGGTAAACTCAGCCAGAAAATCAAAGTGTGGCTGCAGGAGTATTGGAACATCACCGACCTGGTGGCCATTTCCGTGTTCATCTTCGGGGCCATCCTTCGCTTGCAGAACCAGCCTTACATGGGATACGGGAGGGTCATCTACTGCGTGGACATCATTTTCTGGTACATCCGAGTCCTGGACATCTTTGGCGTGAATAAGTACCTGGGACCTTACGTCATGATGATTGGAAAGATG ATGATCGACATGCTGTACTTCGTGGTGATTATGCTGGTGGTCCTGATGAGCTTTGGCGTCGCCCGGCAGGCCATCCTTCACCCCGATGAGGAGCCCTCCTGGCGCCTGGCCCGCAACATCTTCTACATGCCTTACTGGATGATCTACGGAGAGGTGTTTGCTGACCAGATAGACC TCTATGCCATGGAAATTAACC CTCCGTGCGGGGACAACCTTTACGACGAAGATGGCAAACGGCTTCCTCCTTGCATCCCTGGCGCCTGGCTGACTCCGGCCATCATGGCTTGTTACCTCTTGGTCGCCAACATCTTGCTGGTCAACCTGCTGATCGCTGTCTTCAA CAACACCTTCTTCGAGGTGAAGTCCATCTCCAACCAGGTCTGGAAATTCCAGCGGTACCAGCTGATCATGACCTTCCACGACCGGCCGGTGCTTCCTCCGCCCATGATCATCTTCAgccacatttacatcatcatggTCCGCCTCTGCTGCCGCTGCAAGAAGCATCGGGAAGGGGAGCAGGACGAACGCGACCGAGGGCTGA AGCTGTTTCTAAACGACGAAGAGCTGAAAAAGCTGTATGAGTTTGAGGAGCAATGCGTGGAAGAATATTTCCGTgaaaaagaggatgaagaacagTCTTCCAATGATGAACGGATCAGAGTGACTTCTGAAAG AGTTGAGAACATGTCTATGAGGTTAGAAGAAGTGAACGAACGGGAGCACTTCATGAAAGCCTCCCTGCAGACGGTCGACCTCCGGCTATCTCAGCTGGAAGAGCTTTCCAGCCGCATGGCCAACGCTCTGGAGAAACTGGCCGGGATCGACAAGGCCGAGCTGACCCACACTCGCTCCAGGGCCTCCTCCGAGTGCGACGTGGCTTACCTCCTCCGGCAGAGCAGCGTGAACAGTTCGGACGGCTACGGCATGTTCCGGTCCCATGGCGATGAGCTTGCCTACGACGAACTGCCCCCGGCCCCGATGtccccggccctggcgctgcgtAAAGCCGACTCCAAGCTGCACCTGTCTCCGGAACGTCAGGCGAGCCTCCGCTCCACCTCCAGCCTGAGCGCAGTGGCCGCTTTGGACCACGGCAGGAAAATCTTAGACGTTGCGCAGACCGCTGGCGGACCCCATGTGGGGGACAGGCCGGACCACAGCAAGAGCGAAGGGACCCTATCCCAAACCCTCAGCCAAACAGATAGTGCTTTAAGCGGGCAGTCCGGAAGGAGGGCGGACCTCCCAAACGCTTGCGTGGCCCTTGAGAGGACCAAGTTAGAAGCCACGATCTCCTACCCCTTGGACAAGCCTCGGGCCATGAAGTACTGCCCTTCGGAAACGTTTGACGGTTGTCAGGCGACCATGATGAAATCCAGGAGCTACATATTTGCACAAGGCGGGAAGATGGTGGGAGGCGTGAACAACTGGGCCATCGTGGACCACGAGTACCAGACCATCATGGACCAGGTCTGCCCCTCCACGGTTGAGCAGTGGACGGCCGAATGGAAGTACGAGCTGCAGCAGAAGCTGGAGGACGAGCCGCCTCCCGAATACCCCGGCATCGTGTCCGAGGCGGAGATGCAGGCCGAGCGGAAGCCGATGCTGACCGACACCGAGGACGACAGCGACGCCGGCGGCGAAGTCGTGGGCCTCAGTGCCTCCCACCCATCTTCACCGGTCAGCAGGAGGACGGACAAAGAGAACCAGCTTCTGGTGAACTCTGACCGGACTTACGAGTTCCCCTCCATCCGCTCAAAGAGTTTGCACAGCCATTCACGGAAAGCCAAGTCCATTAAAGACAAGCTCCTCAGGCCGGGCCATGCCAGCAGTGTCAGCAGTCTCGTGGTCACCTGCGGAAACACGACAGAAGagcccaaaacaaacaaagaaaatgcCTCCGGCACAGAAACCGAGTGCTAA
- the trpm1 gene encoding transient receptor potential cation channel subfamily M member 1 isoform X4: protein MFAAIRGDARRQGQKAWIDKTFFKRECIYIIANSKDATRCCCGQLLTQHTPIPAITTTNKNGEEAAKQVDTQPDKWSVSKHTHALPTDAYGNLEFQGGGHSNKSMYIRVSYDTKPDALLHLMVKEWQLELPKLLISVHGGLQNFELQPKLKQVFGKGLIKAAMTTGAWIFTGGVSTGVIRHVGDALKDHSSKSRGRICAIGIAPWGIVENKEDLIGKDVTRVYQTMSNPLSKLSVLNSSHTHFILADNGTLGKYGAEVKLRRQLEKHISLQKINTRLGQGVPVVGLIVEGGPNVISIVLECLREDPPLPVVICDGSGRASDILSFAHKYSEEGGIISESLRDQLLVTIQKTFNYSRNQAHQLFVILMECMKKKELITVFRMGSEGQQDIEMSILTALLKGTNASAPDQLSLALAWNRVDIARSQIFVFGHHWPPLGSLAAGDGVAPEKEKKSPAPQAKGGRGKGKGKKKGGKQKEEPEEETDPRKLELLNWVNSLEQAMLDALVLDRVDFVKLLIENGVSMQRFLTIPRLEELYNTRLGPPNTLHLIVRDVKKGNLPPDYHISLIDIGLVLEYLMGGAYRCNYTRKSFRTLYNNLFGPKRPKALKLLGMEDDEPPTKGKKKKKKKEEEIDIDVDDPEVSRFKYPFHELMVWAVLMKRQKMALFLWQRGEESMAKALVACKLYKAMAHESSESELVDDISQDLDNNSKDFGQLAVELLDQSYKHDEQVAMKLLTYELKNWSNSTCLKLAVAAKHRDFIAHTCSQMLLTDMWMGRLRMRKNPGLKVIMGILFPPTILFLEFRTCDDYSYQTSKENEVGKEKEEENADANADTGSRKGDEEDGNKKQKGLPIGTKIYEFYNAPIVKFWFYTIAYLGYLMMFNYIILVRMDRWPSLQEWIVISYIVTLALEKVREILMSEPGKLSQKIKVWLQEYWNITDLVAISVFIFGAILRLQNQPYMGYGRVIYCVDIIFWYIRVLDIFGVNKYLGPYVMMIGKMMIDMLYFVVIMLVVLMSFGVARQAILHPDEEPSWRLARNIFYMPYWMIYGEVFADQIDPPCGDNLYDEDGKRLPPCIPGAWLTPAIMACYLLVANILLVNLLIAVFNNTFFEVKSISNQVWKFQRYQLIMTFHDRPVLPPPMIIFSHIYIIMVRLCCRCKKHREGEQDERDRGLKLFLNDEELKKLYEFEEQCVEEYFREKEDEEQSSNDERIRVTSERVENMSMRLEEVNEREHFMKASLQTVDLRLSQLEELSSRMANALEKLAGIDKAELTHTRSRASSECDVAYLLRQSSVNSSDGYGMFRSHGDELAYDELPPAPMSPALALRKADSKLHLSPERQASLRSTSSLSAVAALDHGRKILDVAQTAGGPHVGDRPDHSKSEGTLSQTLSQTDSALSGQSGRRADLPNACVALERTKLEATISYPLDKPRAMKYCPSETFDGCQATMMKSRSYIFAQGGKMVGGVNNWAIVDHEYQTIMDQVCPSTVEQWTAEWKYELQQKLEDEPPPEYPGIVSEAEMQAERKPMLTDTEDDSDAGGEVVGLSASHPSSPVSRRTDKENQLLVNSDRTYEFPSIRSKSLHSHSRKAKSIKDKLLRPGHASSVSSLVVTCGNTTEEPKTNKENASGTETEC from the exons GGTCAAAAGGCTTGGATAGATAAGACCTTTTTCAAGCGAGAGTGCATTTACATCATTGCCAACAGCAAAGATGCCACCAG GTGCTGTTGCGGCCAACTTCTTACTCAGCACACCCCGATCCCTGCGATCACAACCACAAACAAAAACGGAGAGGAGgctgcgaagcaggtggacacgCAGCCGGATAAATGGTCCGTCAGTAAGCACACCCATGCGCTCCCTACCGATGCCTATGGGAACCTCGAGTTTCAAGGTGGAGGGCACAGCAACAAGTCCATG TATATCCGAGTGTCTTACGACACCAAGCCGGACGCTCTGCTCCACCTTATGGTCAAGGAGTGGCAGCTGGAGCTCCCCAAACTCTTGATCTCCGTCCACGGAGGGCTGCAGAACTTTGAGCTCCAACCCAAGCTGAAGCAAGTCTTTGGGAAGGGCCTCATCAAGGCCGCCATGACAACGGGTGCCTGGATCTTCACCGGAGGAGTCAGTACAG GAGTCATTCGCCACGTCGGAGATGCCTTGAAAGACCATTCTTCCAAGTCCAGAGGACGAATCTGTGCCATAGGAATTGCTCCGTGGGGCATTGTGGAAAACAAGGAAGACCTGATTGGGAAAGAT GTGACAAGAGTGTATCAGACCATGTCAAACCCACTAAGCAAACTCTCTGTGCTCAACAGTTCCCACACGCACTTCATCCTGGCCGACAACGGCACCCTGGGCAAATACGGGGCGGAAGTGAAGCTCAGGCGCCAGCTGGAGAAGCACATCTCCCTCCAGAAAATCAACACCC GACTCGGGCAGGGGGTCCCCGTGGTGGGTCTGATCGTGGAAGGAGGCCCCAACGTGATTTCCATCGTCTTGGAATGCCTCCGCGAAGACCCCCCGCTCCCCGTGGTGATTTGCGACGGCAGCGGGAGGGCGTCCGACATTTTATCATTTGCGCACAAATACTCCGAAGAAGGAGG CATCATCAGCGAGTCGCTCAGGGATCAGCTGCTTGTCACCATCCAGAAGACCTTTAACTACAGCCGGAATCAGGCACACCAGCTGTTTGTCATTCTCATGGAATgcatgaagaagaaagaactg ATCACGGTGTTCCGCATGGGATCCGAGGGACAGCAGGATATTGAGATGTCTATCTTGACAGCGTTGCTTAAAG GGACCAATGCATCTGCCCCAGATCAGCTGAGTTTAGCCTTGGCCTGGAATCGAGTGGACATCGCACGGAGCCAGATCTTTGTTTTCGGACACCACTGGCCG CCCTTGGGAAGCCTTGCGGCTGGAGACGGGGTGGCCCCCGAAAAGGAGAAGAAGTCCCCGGCGCCTCAAGcgaaaggaggaagagggaaaggcAAAGGGAAGAAGAAGGGCGGGAAGCAGAAGGAAGAGCCGGAGGAGGAAACGGATCCAAGGAAACTGGAGCTGCTGAACTGG GTAAACTCCTTGGAGCAGGCAATGCTCGATGCTTTGGTCTTGGACCGGGTGGACTTTGTGAAGCTCCTGATCGAGAACGGAGTCAGTATGCAGCGCTTCCTCACAATTCCTCGGCTGGAGGAGCTTTATAATACT AGATTGGGCCCACCAAATACTTTACATCTGATTGTCAGGGATGTGAAAAAG GGCAACCTGCCTCCAGACTACCACATTAGCCTCATTGACATTGGCCTGGTGCTAGAATATCTCATGGGTGGGGCGTACCGCTGCAACTATACGCGGAAGAGCTTCCGGACCCTCTACAACAATTTATTTGGACCAAAGAGG CCTAAAGCTCTTAAGCTTCTCGGGATGGAG gACGATGAGCCTCCAAccaaagggaagaagaagaagaagaaaaaggaggaggagattgACATCGACGTGGACGACCCGGAGGTCAGCCGCTTCAAGTACCCCTTCCATGAGCTGATGGTGTGGGCTGTGCTGATGAAGCGGCAGAAGATGGCCCTCTTCCTCTGGCAGCGGGGAGAGGAGTCCATGGCCAAGGCGCTGGTGGCCTGCAAACTCTACAAAGCCATGGCCCACGAGTCTTCCGAGAGCGAGCTGGTGGACGACATCTCCCAAGACTTGGACAACAACTCCAA GGACTTTGGCCAGTTGGCCGTGGAGCTGCTGGACCAGTCCTATAAGCATGATGAGCAGGTGGCCATGAAGCTCCTGACGTACGAGCTGAAAAACTGGAGCAACTCCACTTGTTTGAAGCTGGCCGTGGCCGCCAAGCACCGGGACTTCATTGCCCACACTTGCAGCCAGATGTTGCTGACAGACATGTGGATGGGGAGGCTGCGCATGCGGAAGAACCCAGGTCTTAAG GTCATAATGGGGATCCTGTTCCCTCCCACCATCTTGTTCCTGGAGTTCCGCACCTGCGACGACTACTCCTATCAAACATCGAAGGAGAACGAAgttgggaaagaaaaggaggaggagaacgcG GACGCCAATGCTGACACGGGTTCCCGGAAGGGAGACGAGGAGGACGGGAACAAAAAGCAAAAGGGCCTTCCCATTGGGACGAAGATCTATGAGTTCTACAATGCCcccattgtgaagttttggtttTACACA ATCGCATACCTGGGCTATTTAATGATGTTCAACTATATCATCCTGGTGCGGATGGACCGGTGGCCGTCGCTCCAAGAATGGATTGTCATCTCCTACATTGTGACCTTGGCTTTAGAGAAAGTGAGAGAG ATCCTGATGTCCGAACCCGGTAAACTCAGCCAGAAAATCAAAGTGTGGCTGCAGGAGTATTGGAACATCACCGACCTGGTGGCCATTTCCGTGTTCATCTTCGGGGCCATCCTTCGCTTGCAGAACCAGCCTTACATGGGATACGGGAGGGTCATCTACTGCGTGGACATCATTTTCTGGTACATCCGAGTCCTGGACATCTTTGGCGTGAATAAGTACCTGGGACCTTACGTCATGATGATTGGAAAGATG ATGATCGACATGCTGTACTTCGTGGTGATTATGCTGGTGGTCCTGATGAGCTTTGGCGTCGCCCGGCAGGCCATCCTTCACCCCGATGAGGAGCCCTCCTGGCGCCTGGCCCGCAACATCTTCTACATGCCTTACTGGATGATCTACGGAGAGGTGTTTGCTGACCAGATAGACC CTCCGTGCGGGGACAACCTTTACGACGAAGATGGCAAACGGCTTCCTCCTTGCATCCCTGGCGCCTGGCTGACTCCGGCCATCATGGCTTGTTACCTCTTGGTCGCCAACATCTTGCTGGTCAACCTGCTGATCGCTGTCTTCAA CAACACCTTCTTCGAGGTGAAGTCCATCTCCAACCAGGTCTGGAAATTCCAGCGGTACCAGCTGATCATGACCTTCCACGACCGGCCGGTGCTTCCTCCGCCCATGATCATCTTCAgccacatttacatcatcatggTCCGCCTCTGCTGCCGCTGCAAGAAGCATCGGGAAGGGGAGCAGGACGAACGCGACCGAGGGCTGA AGCTGTTTCTAAACGACGAAGAGCTGAAAAAGCTGTATGAGTTTGAGGAGCAATGCGTGGAAGAATATTTCCGTgaaaaagaggatgaagaacagTCTTCCAATGATGAACGGATCAGAGTGACTTCTGAAAG AGTTGAGAACATGTCTATGAGGTTAGAAGAAGTGAACGAACGGGAGCACTTCATGAAAGCCTCCCTGCAGACGGTCGACCTCCGGCTATCTCAGCTGGAAGAGCTTTCCAGCCGCATGGCCAACGCTCTGGAGAAACTGGCCGGGATCGACAAGGCCGAGCTGACCCACACTCGCTCCAGGGCCTCCTCCGAGTGCGACGTGGCTTACCTCCTCCGGCAGAGCAGCGTGAACAGTTCGGACGGCTACGGCATGTTCCGGTCCCATGGCGATGAGCTTGCCTACGACGAACTGCCCCCGGCCCCGATGtccccggccctggcgctgcgtAAAGCCGACTCCAAGCTGCACCTGTCTCCGGAACGTCAGGCGAGCCTCCGCTCCACCTCCAGCCTGAGCGCAGTGGCCGCTTTGGACCACGGCAGGAAAATCTTAGACGTTGCGCAGACCGCTGGCGGACCCCATGTGGGGGACAGGCCGGACCACAGCAAGAGCGAAGGGACCCTATCCCAAACCCTCAGCCAAACAGATAGTGCTTTAAGCGGGCAGTCCGGAAGGAGGGCGGACCTCCCAAACGCTTGCGTGGCCCTTGAGAGGACCAAGTTAGAAGCCACGATCTCCTACCCCTTGGACAAGCCTCGGGCCATGAAGTACTGCCCTTCGGAAACGTTTGACGGTTGTCAGGCGACCATGATGAAATCCAGGAGCTACATATTTGCACAAGGCGGGAAGATGGTGGGAGGCGTGAACAACTGGGCCATCGTGGACCACGAGTACCAGACCATCATGGACCAGGTCTGCCCCTCCACGGTTGAGCAGTGGACGGCCGAATGGAAGTACGAGCTGCAGCAGAAGCTGGAGGACGAGCCGCCTCCCGAATACCCCGGCATCGTGTCCGAGGCGGAGATGCAGGCCGAGCGGAAGCCGATGCTGACCGACACCGAGGACGACAGCGACGCCGGCGGCGAAGTCGTGGGCCTCAGTGCCTCCCACCCATCTTCACCGGTCAGCAGGAGGACGGACAAAGAGAACCAGCTTCTGGTGAACTCTGACCGGACTTACGAGTTCCCCTCCATCCGCTCAAAGAGTTTGCACAGCCATTCACGGAAAGCCAAGTCCATTAAAGACAAGCTCCTCAGGCCGGGCCATGCCAGCAGTGTCAGCAGTCTCGTGGTCACCTGCGGAAACACGACAGAAGagcccaaaacaaacaaagaaaatgcCTCCGGCACAGAAACCGAGTGCTAA